The following proteins come from a genomic window of Gynuella sunshinyii YC6258:
- a CDS encoding right-handed parallel beta-helix repeat-containing protein, translating to MVMKTQHHRSSSIIRHGCLSFALLTATTIASHSQAAANRPDGYTTICKIGETCSVSQATNVAFGAAGEFVYKVLNGTFSCTVATFGSDPIPSKSVKECSIPSDGSSGGGSSDSGDTSAVSLSGQAGDGSVSLSWSDAGTDSTYQVYYDTDSDPSGRVRLASLRSDVHSYTATGLSNGTTYWFWIKYLQSDGTYSNSNAFSATPVASSSGGGTTDPNGIVVDTAAEILSAISSAAPGDVIYVRAGTYYFSSTIELKNNGSSSKKITFSNYPTDNGRPLFDFSSMSESSSNRGFKLSGNYWHVYGIDVRKAGDNGMFISGSNNIVEFSTFYENADTGLQLGNGASNNLIKNVDSYYNADSSLENADGFAAKLDVGTGNKFYGCRAWNNLDDGFDGYLRGANNITTTYENTWAIRNGYMKNGTKGSGDGNGFKTGGSDDKALKHNAVFINTIAAGNIVDGYDHNSNRGSITIYNAIAHQNGRNINFGSTNIAQSLTIKNTISYDGDGSDSLKASSTNISNNSWQSGVSTSSSDFQSLNIDQLLAPRKADGSLPDVSYFHLVRGSDLVNAGVDVGLPYSGSAPDIGAFEAE from the coding sequence ATGGTTATGAAAACTCAACATCATCGTAGTAGTAGTATCATTAGGCATGGCTGTCTCAGCTTTGCTCTTCTGACTGCCACAACAATTGCTTCTCACTCCCAGGCGGCAGCCAATCGACCGGATGGTTATACGACTATCTGTAAAATCGGTGAAACCTGCTCGGTTAGCCAGGCCACCAATGTGGCGTTTGGGGCTGCTGGAGAATTTGTATATAAGGTATTGAATGGTACCTTTTCCTGTACAGTGGCTACCTTCGGCAGTGATCCGATTCCCAGTAAGTCAGTGAAAGAATGTTCGATTCCCTCTGATGGTTCATCGGGTGGTGGCTCCTCCGATAGCGGCGACACCAGCGCGGTAAGTCTGAGTGGTCAGGCTGGGGATGGCTCCGTTTCATTAAGCTGGAGTGATGCCGGTACTGACTCTACCTACCAGGTTTATTACGATACCGATTCAGATCCATCAGGCAGAGTCCGGCTGGCCTCTCTTCGATCGGATGTACACAGTTATACCGCTACCGGATTGAGTAATGGCACCACTTACTGGTTCTGGATCAAATACCTTCAGAGCGATGGAACCTACAGCAATTCCAACGCCTTCAGTGCTACTCCGGTGGCTTCTTCCAGCGGTGGCGGTACAACTGATCCAAACGGAATCGTGGTGGATACAGCAGCAGAAATTCTGTCTGCCATTTCTTCTGCTGCGCCGGGAGATGTCATTTATGTCCGCGCCGGTACATATTATTTCAGCAGTACCATTGAGTTGAAAAACAACGGCAGTTCGTCCAAAAAAATCACCTTCAGCAATTATCCGACAGATAATGGTCGCCCGTTGTTTGATTTTTCCAGTATGTCGGAAAGTTCCAGCAACCGAGGCTTCAAACTCAGTGGTAATTACTGGCACGTCTACGGTATCGATGTCAGAAAAGCGGGTGATAACGGCATGTTCATCAGTGGTTCCAACAACATTGTTGAATTCTCGACGTTCTATGAAAATGCAGATACCGGGCTCCAGTTGGGTAACGGCGCCAGCAACAATCTGATTAAAAACGTGGACTCTTATTACAATGCTGATTCATCTCTCGAAAATGCCGATGGTTTTGCCGCCAAGCTGGACGTTGGCACCGGCAACAAGTTTTATGGCTGTCGGGCGTGGAATAATCTGGATGATGGTTTTGACGGTTACCTCCGGGGTGCCAACAATATTACCACTACTTATGAAAATACCTGGGCTATCCGTAATGGTTATATGAAAAATGGAACCAAAGGCAGTGGTGATGGTAACGGTTTTAAAACCGGCGGCAGCGATGATAAAGCACTTAAGCACAATGCCGTGTTTATCAACACCATCGCCGCTGGCAACATAGTGGATGGTTATGATCACAACAGTAACCGTGGTAGCATTACCATTTACAATGCCATTGCTCATCAGAATGGTCGTAACATCAATTTCGGCAGCACCAATATTGCGCAGAGCCTGACCATTAAAAACACTATTTCCTATGACGGTGATGGTAGCGACAGCCTGAAAGCCAGCTCAACGAATATTTCCAATAACAGTTGGCAGAGTGGTGTGTCTACCAGTTCATCGGATTTCCAGAGTCTGAATATCGATCAGCTGCTGGCACCGCGAAAAGCCGATGGCAGTCTGCCGGATGTCAGCTATTTCCATTTGGTACGGGGAAGTGATCTGGTGAATGCAGGTGTTGACGTGGGCCTGCCTTACAGCGGATCGGCACCGGATATTGGTGCATTTGAAGCAGAATAA
- a CDS encoding DMT family transporter, with translation MSHDSENRIQGSGYIFAYAFIGAVIDVLLSHLLQNLPVFVLLFWTFSGTWSGFVLITLLFRPVRWSHIRVHLPLILLINIVTAGAWAGLFIGLKWIEPSLMVAIIFGLSPVMGAAYEYYQGREISSHYRIVIVGLTMTAGLLLYFAVEHKRYNPFASVWLFSVCLLLLSGLTAMSLSAYTYLSRHLHQQDFSAVQVQTLRFPLLLICVALALPQDHRQYLSSDHFWSYLAVIVLLGNILPLWLLQKGIQRAPALHITIIINVSPLLTMIFELFDPTLQYYHGKLLAILLLCGLLMLSNEKLFLRIRQTLKQV, from the coding sequence TTGTCTCATGATTCAGAGAACCGTATACAAGGCTCCGGTTACATATTTGCCTATGCATTTATCGGTGCCGTCATTGATGTACTGCTCTCTCATCTGCTGCAGAACCTGCCGGTATTCGTGCTGCTATTCTGGACGTTTTCCGGTACCTGGAGTGGATTTGTCCTGATAACACTGTTGTTCCGACCCGTGCGCTGGTCCCATATTCGGGTCCATTTGCCATTAATTTTGTTGATCAATATTGTCACGGCAGGTGCATGGGCGGGATTATTTATCGGCCTGAAATGGATAGAGCCATCGCTAATGGTTGCCATCATATTCGGTTTGTCGCCGGTGATGGGGGCCGCTTATGAATATTACCAGGGCAGGGAGATCAGCAGTCATTATCGAATCGTTATTGTGGGATTGACCATGACCGCCGGCCTGCTGTTATATTTTGCCGTGGAACATAAGCGTTACAATCCATTTGCATCGGTCTGGCTGTTCAGTGTTTGTTTGTTGCTACTCTCTGGTCTGACAGCCATGAGTCTTTCTGCCTATACCTATTTATCCCGGCATTTACACCAGCAGGATTTCTCTGCCGTTCAGGTACAGACGTTGCGCTTTCCTCTGCTGTTGATATGTGTGGCACTCGCGTTGCCCCAGGATCACCGTCAGTACCTGTCTTCTGATCACTTTTGGTCATATCTGGCGGTGATTGTATTACTCGGAAACATACTGCCGCTATGGTTGCTACAGAAAGGGATTCAACGTGCACCGGCCTTGCACATTACCATCATTATCAATGTGTCTCCGTTATTGACCATGATCTTTGAGCTGTTTGATCCCACACTGCAGTACTACCATGGAAAATTACTGGCTATTCTGCTGTTGTGTGGTCTGCTCATGCTCAGTAATGAAAAACTGTTTTTAAGGATCAGGCAGACTCTGAAACAGGTTTAA
- a CDS encoding sigma-54 interaction domain-containing protein: MTQKLVRLVRLFFTAEQQIILDALTRLDIDVIQSDRPIADTIPNLIVEDQQGRLPDIHALDDHYLFHVAFCQSRRQIPGATTIEYPTDPIILANCIRQWLRDSGYESSLQSPIPGLSLIGRSEVFLQLVQLIHQMAEYDAPVLLKGKTGTGKEVAARAIHYLSPRQNKPFIAVNCGAYNDDLFIAELYGHERGAFTDAKQKRLGLVEQAQGGTLFFDEIDSLSLKSQVSLLRFMQDREFRPLGSEKIRQADVRLIAASNRPLEEWVHQGRFRDDLLFRLDILGLNLPTLSERTEDIPLLAEYFMNQFSRQYQKPEKYLHADTISWMMDYDWPGNIRELENYIHRVFLLSPTEEIRVTHPKGEPEIFVSKYMKHESEVCSKKNEKLASEPNGSETLQLFSAAKDQAVELFERNYIDQALRVAGGNIAKAARMAGKERRTFGRLVKKYGIDSNNYHR, encoded by the coding sequence ATGACTCAGAAGTTGGTGCGACTTGTCAGATTATTTTTTACAGCAGAACAGCAAATTATCCTCGATGCACTTACGCGTTTGGATATCGATGTCATCCAGAGTGATCGTCCGATAGCCGATACCATCCCGAATCTGATTGTTGAAGATCAGCAGGGGCGATTACCGGACATTCATGCTCTTGATGATCATTATTTATTTCATGTCGCATTTTGTCAGTCCCGACGGCAAATTCCCGGTGCCACCACTATCGAATATCCAACGGATCCTATTATCCTGGCCAACTGTATTCGCCAGTGGCTGCGCGACAGCGGTTATGAATCCAGCCTACAGTCTCCAATTCCCGGACTGTCGTTGATCGGCCGGTCCGAGGTATTTCTCCAATTGGTACAACTCATTCATCAGATGGCAGAATACGATGCCCCGGTATTGTTAAAAGGCAAAACCGGCACTGGCAAAGAAGTGGCGGCCAGAGCCATACATTATTTGAGCCCCAGGCAAAATAAACCATTTATTGCCGTCAATTGCGGTGCTTACAATGATGACCTGTTTATTGCCGAGTTATATGGTCATGAACGGGGAGCATTTACCGATGCCAAACAAAAGCGCCTGGGGCTGGTAGAACAGGCCCAGGGTGGTACCTTGTTTTTCGATGAAATTGACAGTCTGAGTCTCAAGTCGCAAGTATCATTATTACGTTTTATGCAGGATCGTGAATTCAGGCCCTTAGGTTCAGAGAAAATCCGTCAGGCCGATGTGCGGCTGATTGCTGCCAGTAACCGGCCTCTGGAAGAATGGGTGCATCAGGGGCGTTTTCGTGACGATCTGTTGTTTCGTCTGGATATTCTCGGATTGAATCTGCCCACCTTGAGTGAACGCACAGAGGATATTCCATTGCTGGCGGAATACTTTATGAATCAATTCAGCCGGCAATATCAAAAACCGGAAAAATACCTTCATGCTGATACAATTTCCTGGATGATGGATTATGACTGGCCAGGCAATATCCGCGAGCTGGAAAACTATATACACCGGGTTTTTCTGTTGAGTCCTACCGAGGAAATTCGTGTAACCCACCCCAAAGGCGAGCCAGAGATTTTTGTTTCAAAATATATGAAACATGAATCAGAAGTCTGTTCCAAAAAAAATGAAAAATTAGCATCTGAACCAAATGGATCCGAAACCTTGCAGTTGTTCAGTGCAGCAAAAGATCAGGCCGTAGAACTGTTTGAGCGCAATTATATTGATCAGGCATTACGGGTGGCCGGTGGGAATATTGCCAAAGCTGCCAGGATGGCTGGAAAAGAAAGGCGCACATTCGGACGACTGGTAAAAAAGTATGGTATAGATAGCAATAACTATCACAGATAA
- a CDS encoding iron-containing redox enzyme family protein: MIKQQVEKTLDSIRNHLFIQSAYAGHLNEQQVLRWIMCVVRESRSFPDIIQNMLAVTENPVVKRALQENLDDELVNGDMQHAHFMHYLELIQKVGLDKNAFLEYPKKTGIKLAVSLAYNISTSRNLPMALGYMLVNTGMTPITYDAVRVASKRFFPDLKTTFFDVHIEVDEQHVTTLYEAVAALPETDLNDVLEGVRIDERGMAVLLDEVYGAFDFCAPPTGFTIPAELKIA, encoded by the coding sequence ATGATAAAACAACAAGTGGAAAAGACGCTTGACAGCATTCGAAACCACCTGTTTATTCAATCCGCGTATGCGGGCCATCTAAATGAACAACAGGTCTTACGCTGGATCATGTGTGTCGTTAGAGAGAGCCGTTCGTTTCCTGATATCATTCAAAACATGCTGGCTGTCACCGAAAATCCGGTTGTTAAACGGGCGTTGCAGGAAAACCTGGATGATGAACTGGTTAATGGTGATATGCAGCACGCTCACTTCATGCATTATCTGGAGCTGATACAGAAAGTGGGGTTGGATAAAAATGCGTTCCTGGAATACCCGAAAAAAACGGGAATCAAACTGGCTGTCAGTCTTGCCTATAACATTTCAACTTCCCGTAATCTTCCAATGGCATTGGGTTATATGCTGGTCAACACGGGTATGACACCGATTACTTATGATGCAGTCAGGGTAGCATCCAAACGATTTTTCCCTGATCTCAAAACCACTTTTTTCGACGTGCATATTGAAGTGGATGAACAGCATGTGACGACTTTGTATGAAGCCGTAGCTGCATTACCAGAAACGGATCTGAATGATGTGCTGGAAGGTGTGCGGATAGATGAGCGGGGGATGGCTGTATTGCTGGATGAAGTCTATGGTGCATTTGATTTTTGTGCTCCGCCAACTGGCTTTACCATTCCCGCTGAGCTGAAAATAGCATAA
- a CDS encoding PEP/pyruvate-binding domain-containing protein, whose translation MTYFYGLSEKADVSEIGYKSKMLSEIHLLADRTLYDDLNIIVPETLVLSADFYRDQINALIKRHAALFRNLTSNKHLYKLSRTMSAELSEINLDCDSRLQLQEWLTSFSETSTFVLRTSATFANHTDAIRSGQYGSYFSLTGDQVWHHIKRSLQTMWRPEVINYRMAQGLSHMDTAMAIMIQPMLRADASGIAFSINPLNGEFHESHVQLILPGRSRTDNRPISHHDWTVRWPTGTTALSQPFSTASSEPVAEVIRLSGQTTKLPLSATDVTRLASFTRTVMYGQKRPCSVEWIQVGRQIYLMQTRMQENLPDKLDRASTIHLFPEPLTPLIGDCASSALNTLIKQAGESSGLIMAGAQGCCYRDGFIYGNRTIIAQLALNGVTPDTSLPPDSLEIPEYYRQSGSLLNLPVQTVNDLDAFLAKVRLLQQQDLSQAELNQCQYHLDQVMSLTCEYFDTYIRRTLAKQFFSRHLYHVLASVVYEPMESQQLFLALMGATRTKSSRINQLIRTLVKQMQVMYYHQTERLDPTDISELAHCPEGFRQTLLHCIEHHQEGSDFYDSGWDENPTTVWTLLHDLTARVFDFDIQARLERDKLVALKTLFSLVPTDYHFALQGFVHYAESFAAIETVENVQASQIGQLLRHTLTILGQRFELTDPLDLFFLTRTEIQNLQQWSLPDTLRQRMLLRKTEYLTDRNSDDEDFSGSVQQAVNGTLCGIPASPGIACSVVYRANRLEDIEHMPAGAILVIKSAHPRWLPFFYQAAGIIAEAGDVLSYCAVTAREIGIPAVVGVGQTVSQLRHFQHVEIDGLSGTITLID comes from the coding sequence GTGACTTATTTCTATGGCCTGAGCGAAAAAGCGGACGTTTCCGAAATCGGTTACAAAAGTAAGATGTTGTCTGAAATTCACCTGCTGGCTGATCGGACACTCTATGATGATCTGAACATCATTGTGCCGGAAACCCTGGTTCTGAGTGCGGATTTTTATCGTGATCAGATCAATGCCCTGATCAAACGACATGCGGCTTTATTCCGCAATCTGACTTCTAACAAGCACCTGTACAAACTCAGTCGCACAATGAGTGCCGAACTCTCGGAAATTAATTTGGATTGTGACAGCAGACTGCAATTACAGGAATGGCTGACGAGTTTCTCAGAAACATCGACATTTGTGTTACGAACGTCTGCGACGTTTGCAAACCATACCGATGCCATTCGCAGTGGTCAGTATGGCAGTTATTTCAGTCTGACCGGAGATCAGGTCTGGCATCATATCAAGCGCTCCCTGCAGACAATGTGGCGCCCTGAAGTCATCAACTACCGCATGGCGCAGGGTTTGTCTCATATGGATACCGCCATGGCGATCATGATACAGCCGATGTTGAGAGCGGATGCCTCGGGCATTGCTTTTTCCATCAACCCACTCAATGGGGAGTTTCACGAGAGCCATGTCCAGCTGATTCTACCGGGCAGAAGCAGAACCGATAATCGCCCCATCAGCCATCATGACTGGACTGTCCGGTGGCCAACTGGAACAACGGCTCTGAGTCAGCCATTTTCAACAGCATCTTCTGAGCCGGTAGCAGAGGTTATCCGTCTATCCGGTCAGACAACGAAGCTGCCCCTGTCCGCCACCGATGTTACTCGTCTTGCCAGTTTTACCAGAACAGTTATGTACGGACAAAAACGCCCCTGTAGTGTCGAGTGGATACAGGTAGGCCGGCAGATATATCTGATGCAGACCCGAATGCAGGAAAATCTGCCTGACAAGCTCGACCGGGCATCAACCATTCATCTGTTCCCGGAGCCATTAACCCCTTTGATCGGTGACTGCGCCAGCAGCGCTTTGAATACGTTGATCAAACAAGCCGGCGAGAGTTCAGGACTGATCATGGCGGGCGCCCAAGGATGCTGTTATCGAGATGGTTTTATTTATGGCAATCGAACCATTATCGCGCAGCTGGCACTCAACGGCGTAACACCTGATACAAGTCTTCCGCCAGACTCGCTGGAAATACCGGAATATTATCGGCAATCAGGGAGTTTATTGAATTTACCGGTGCAAACAGTCAATGATCTGGACGCGTTTTTGGCAAAGGTCAGGCTGCTACAGCAACAGGACCTTTCTCAGGCGGAACTCAATCAGTGTCAATATCATCTTGATCAGGTAATGAGTCTTACCTGTGAATATTTCGACACCTATATCCGCCGCACTCTGGCAAAACAGTTTTTCAGTCGCCATCTGTATCACGTTCTGGCCTCGGTTGTGTATGAACCGATGGAAAGCCAACAGCTTTTTCTGGCCCTTATGGGTGCCACTCGTACCAAATCGTCGCGGATCAATCAGTTGATACGAACACTGGTCAAACAAATGCAGGTGATGTACTACCATCAGACAGAGCGACTGGACCCAACGGATATCAGCGAGTTAGCCCACTGCCCGGAAGGCTTCAGACAAACGCTACTGCACTGTATTGAGCATCACCAGGAAGGTTCCGATTTTTATGATTCCGGTTGGGATGAAAATCCCACCACAGTCTGGACACTGTTGCATGACCTGACCGCCCGCGTATTTGATTTTGATATTCAAGCGCGATTGGAACGTGACAAACTGGTGGCACTGAAAACCCTGTTTAGCCTGGTACCGACTGACTATCATTTTGCGTTGCAGGGCTTTGTTCATTATGCAGAAAGTTTCGCCGCCATCGAGACAGTGGAGAATGTACAAGCCAGCCAGATTGGGCAATTGTTACGCCATACCCTGACGATTCTGGGTCAACGTTTTGAATTAACAGATCCCCTGGACTTGTTTTTTCTTACCCGGACAGAAATTCAGAATCTGCAACAGTGGAGTCTGCCAGACACGCTGCGCCAGCGGATGCTACTGCGAAAAACGGAATATCTGACCGACCGCAATTCAGACGATGAAGACTTTTCCGGGTCAGTGCAACAAGCTGTCAATGGGACCTTATGCGGTATTCCCGCCAGTCCGGGTATTGCCTGCAGTGTTGTGTATCGGGCCAACCGTCTCGAAGATATTGAGCACATGCCCGCCGGAGCCATTCTGGTGATCAAAAGTGCCCATCCCCGCTGGCTGCCGTTTTTCTATCAAGCCGCCGGGATCATTGCAGAAGCGGGTGATGTGCTGAGTTATTGTGCGGTAACCGCCCGTGAAATCGGCATACCTGCGGTGGTGGGGGTCGGGCAAACGGTTTCTCAACTCAGGCATTTTCAGCATGTGGAAATTGATGGACTGTCTGGAACCATTACTCTTATCGACTGA
- a CDS encoding ATP-grasp domain-containing protein produces the protein MKTNTSGSPSPRNHTVAIVDAYSSGIDIAPAFQNAGCSCVHIQSRNNLPEKLLHSYRPDDFVEQLTYSNTPGFWHHLEELSITAVVTGCETGTILTDLLAMKLKLPGNDFSSSQTRRNKLAMQAQLKHAGLKHIPSKCVSSITEIEQYGPELLEYSGRVVLKPVESSGTDGVFVCADMDQLRHAFATLFGVDNQLNLRNSEALLQPFIVGDEYVVDTVSMCGHHRLCAIWKMGKGQHNGGSAVCEYTELISLPDAQLAELQDYVFKCLDALGIHYGAGHSELFLTARGWVLIETGARIHGAGFPILSGDALAQTQIDALVQCYLDPDLFMAALSQSYQPLKALKIKELIAYQSGNLEAVRAISDIRARETFLACQLPEKGTRIFITRDVFTSPGWVALCHDDPEKVENDYQWLSQLEQRGMFDFVS, from the coding sequence ATGAAAACCAATACCTCCGGATCACCCTCGCCACGCAACCACACCGTTGCAATTGTCGATGCTTATTCATCCGGTATCGATATTGCCCCCGCATTTCAGAATGCCGGTTGCTCGTGTGTTCATATTCAGAGCCGGAATAATCTGCCGGAGAAACTATTACATTCTTATCGGCCAGACGATTTTGTCGAGCAATTGACTTACAGTAACACGCCCGGGTTCTGGCATCATCTGGAGGAATTGTCTATCACCGCAGTCGTGACCGGTTGTGAAACCGGCACGATACTTACAGACCTGCTGGCGATGAAACTCAAATTACCAGGTAATGACTTTTCCAGCAGCCAGACACGGCGAAACAAGCTGGCCATGCAGGCGCAATTGAAGCATGCAGGTCTGAAACACATTCCTTCAAAATGCGTTAGCAGTATTACAGAGATAGAACAATATGGACCGGAATTGTTGGAGTACTCCGGCCGGGTAGTACTGAAACCAGTAGAAAGCTCTGGTACCGACGGCGTGTTCGTATGTGCCGATATGGATCAACTGAGACACGCTTTTGCCACGTTATTTGGAGTGGATAACCAGTTGAACCTGCGTAATTCGGAAGCGCTGTTGCAACCGTTTATCGTGGGTGACGAATATGTGGTCGATACTGTCAGTATGTGTGGACATCACCGGTTATGTGCAATCTGGAAAATGGGTAAAGGTCAGCACAATGGCGGCTCGGCTGTCTGTGAATATACCGAACTGATCAGTTTGCCGGACGCGCAGTTAGCGGAGTTGCAAGACTATGTTTTTAAATGCCTCGATGCTCTTGGAATTCACTATGGTGCTGGCCATAGCGAATTGTTTCTGACGGCTCGCGGCTGGGTATTGATTGAAACCGGTGCCCGTATTCATGGTGCCGGTTTTCCTATTTTGTCCGGGGATGCACTGGCACAAACCCAGATCGACGCACTGGTGCAGTGCTATCTGGATCCAGATTTATTTATGGCTGCATTGAGCCAGTCCTATCAGCCGTTAAAAGCACTGAAAATCAAAGAGCTGATCGCATATCAAAGCGGAAACCTGGAAGCTGTAAGGGCCATTTCGGACATTCGTGCGCGCGAAACTTTTCTGGCCTGTCAATTACCCGAAAAAGGAACCAGAATTTTCATTACCCGTGACGTATTCACATCTCCTGGCTGGGTTGCTCTGTGTCATGATGACCCTGAAAAAGTGGAGAATGATTACCAGTGGCTGAGCCAATTAGAACAGCGGGGAATGTTTGACTTTGTCTCATGA